One Oryza sativa Japonica Group chromosome 8, ASM3414082v1 DNA window includes the following coding sequences:
- the LOC4346234 gene encoding cytochrome P450 78A9 → MDMDSSPSTQDCGGWLLYVSLAAKCGGDPCRVVGFVAVAVVAFAVTSLLHWLSPGGPAWGRYWWNRRGGLGIAAAIPGPRGLPVLGSMSLMAGLAHRKLAAAAGGSPARRRLMALSLGETRVVVTADPGVARELLASAAFADRPVKESAYGMLFHRAIGFAPYGTYWRALRRVASTHLFSPRQVSASAAQRAVIARQMVEAMRSAAAAAAGGGVAARPFLKRASLHNVMWSVFGRKYELAAPESEETAELRSMVDEGYDLLGQLNWSDHLPWLAPFDLKKTRSRCSSLVPRVNRFVTRIIDEHRARLSLAVDAAVDFTDVLLSLHGGDKLSDADMVAVLWEMIFRGTDTVAVLIEWVAARLVLHQDVQARVHDELDRVVGSDRAVTESDASKLVYLQAVIKEVLRLHPPGPLLSWARLATSDVHVGGFLIPSGTTAMVNMWAITHDPAVWPDPNEFKPERFVAGPSSDQATEFPIMGSDLRLAPFGSGRRSCPGKSLAIATVGFWVATLLHEFDWLPLSDKSRGVDLSEVLKLSCEMATPLEARLRPRRKV, encoded by the exons ATGGACATGgactcgtcgccgtcgacacaGGACTGTGGCGGCTGGCTGCTGTACGTCTCCCTCGCTGCCAAATGCGGCGGCGACCCTTGCCGCGTCGTCGGCttcgtcgccgttgccgtcgtcgccttcgccgTCACGTCGCTCCTGCACTGGCTGTCGCCCGGTGGCCCGGCGTGGGGGAGGTATTGGTGGAACAGGAGGGGTGGTCTGGGCATTGCTGCCGCCATTCCTGGGCCCCGTGGGTTGCCCGTGCTCGGCAGCATGTCGCTCATGGCGGGACTCGCGCACCGgaagctcgccgcggcggcggggggctcgccggcgaggcggcgcctcATGGCGCTGTCTCTCGGGGAGACACGGGTGGTGGTCACCGCCGACCCCGGCGTCGCGCGGGAGCTCCTCGCCAGCGCGGCGTTCGCCGACCGGCCGGTGAAGGAGTCCGCGTACGGGATGCTGTTCCACCGCGCCATCGGGTTCGCGCCCTACGGCACGTACTGGCGCGCGCTCCGCCGCGTCGCGTCCACGCACCTCTTCTCGCCGAGGCAGgtgtccgcctccgccgcgcagCGCGCGGTGATCGCGCGCCAGATGGTGGAGGCCATgaggtccgccgccgccgccgccgccggtggcggcgtggcggcgaggcCGTTCCTGAAGCGCGCGTCGCTGCACAACGTGATGTGGTCGGTGTTCGGGAGGAAGTACGAGCTGGCGGCGCCGGAGAGCGAGGAGACGGCGGAGCTGAGGAGCATGGTGGACGAAGGCTACGACCTCCTCGGCCAGCTCAACTGGTCCGACCACCTCCCATGGCTCGCACCCTTTGACCTCAAGAAGACGCGGTCAAGGTGCTCGTCCCTTGTCCCCCGCGTCAACCGCTTCGTCACCCGCATCATCGACGAGCACCGTGCTCGCCTCagcctcgccgtcgacgccgccgtcgacttcaccgacgtccttctctccctccacgGCGGCGACAAGCTCTCCGACGCCGACATGGTCGCCGTCCTCTGG GAGATGATCTTTCGAGGGACGGACACGGTGGCGGTCCTGATCGAGtgggtggcggcgaggctggtGCTGCACCAGGACGTGCAGGCCAGGGTCCATGACGAGCTGGACCGAGTGGTCGGGTCGGACCGGGCAGTGACCGAGTCGGACGCGTCCAAGCTGGTCTACCTCCAAGCGGTGATCAAAGAGGTCCTGCGCCTCCACCCGCCGGGCCCACTGCTCTCGTGGGCACGCCTCGCCACGTCGGATGTACACGTCGGCGGGTTCCTCATACCCTCTGGGACCACCGCCATGGTGAACATGTGGGCCATAACCCATGACCCTGCCGTTTGGCCCGACCCGAACGAGTTCAAACCAGAGAGGTTCGTCGCAGGGCCCTCGTCGGACCAGGCCACGGAGTTTCCGATAATGGGGTCGGATCTCAGGCTCGCGCCGTTCGGGTCAGGAAGGCGAAGCTGCCCCGGCAAGTCGCTCGCCATCGCCACTGTCGGATTCTGGGTTGCCACGTTGCTACACGAGTTCGATTGGCTTCCCTTGTCAGATAAGTCGCGCGGCGTCGATCTGTCGGAGGTGCTGAAGCTGTCGTGCGAGATGGCAACCCCGCTGGAGGCAAGGCTAAGGCCGCGACGCAAGGTGTGA